CGGAAGACATTTGTAAAGGACTTGTTCTTGGCCAAATGTTGGAACTGAGAAAATCTTTCCTGCTATCGACTCACCTGCTCGAACAGCCGAGGGAAGCGAGCCTGGATCTGGTGAACAAATTCTTGTCCCTTCTCATGGAGTAAATACTCACACCTGAAATGAACCAGAGAGACAGGAATACATCCAGGTCAGCAAGCCGCTTCATGTGTATTTAGACTATTCAAATATCTGTTTAGTGGCTTTGAATTGCTGATACAAAATTATTAAATCAGCATCAAAATATCAACATAAATGAAAGAGTAGCACCTACCGAGGAAACCATTTAGCATGCTCCACCCAGGGATCATCTCCAGATTCCCAGCACCGAAGGCCTCCATCGCAGCAGAAACACTTGACGTCATCGTTACGACCTTGCGGGCAAACAAAGAgctttaagtgtgacaaatggTGTTTTAGGGGGTTTCAAGGacggaaaaaaactaaaaataaaaccgTCCTTCCACAACACGTGACTGTTTGAACACAAATGATTACATTGTTTCCTATCGTTGTTTTTGTACTAGAGTTACCACGTTTGGGCCTAATGTTTAGAGATCATGAGATTGTGATGTTTATAACCAGGTGTCACTACCAATATTACTGACAAGGTGACACTGACAAATAACTGTTTGCAGTGGAATCCCCCCTTATGAGGGGGAAAAATCAAACTACTATCAAAACAGAAGAAATTACTTCATTTCAACACTTGATAGCATATTATGAATACATTCAGTGTGAGGTGTTCATAACCTTTAAATGGGAGCTTtccgatttttatttgaatttttgcATGAATGTTTTATCTGGGTTTTCCTATGTTAAGCACGTTGGAGCTGTTTTTGAAAAGGGCTCCATTATTAGaactcctttttatttttcattgccACTTTCGGAGAATATACACATGATGACATAATAAGGGTTATATTGGAAACACGCATACAACCACCTGATTAAATCCAAGTCCAATATTCAGATTCCCTATGAGGTCGATGAATAACTGTCTCTTGGACATAGTCCTTACCTACATAGTAGAAGCCAGCCTTAGCCAGCTGGTCTGGCCGGACGGGTATACGAGACGGCCAGTTGACGAAGGTGAGCCGCCTCTCCTCGCACTGCTGCATGGCTGGATTGGAGACGTTACTGAGAGTTGGGCCTCCTGCAGACAGCTGGGAAGTCGCTGCTCCGGCCAGCGACACATTGTCGGCTCTGTCTCCTCGGACAAAACGACAGTTGGGATAATGTCTCTGGTGTTCGGACACAGCTCGGTCACCTGGCTCCCAGTTACTCAACTgccaatacaaaaaaaaagacttctGTCACATCCACTTTTCCACTCGGATGTTAGTTATGCCTGTCATACAATTTATTAACACAACATAGAAGACAAGCAGGTTAAGGATACTAATCAATCCCATTAAAATGACAGCAAATCtttttgtatttgaatatgacagtgatgacacagacacacacctgtcctCCGCAGCTGAAGCACGCCACTCTGTCACCCTGGCCTAAATAGTAGAAGCCCGCCTTGGCAAGCTCTGCTGGGGTGATGATGGAGAGCGTCCATGAGCTGAAGGAGTCCAGGCGATCTTGCTCTCTGCGCATGCCTGGGTTGTGGCATGTTGGTCTCTGGTGGGACATGTCCTCTACACCCCGAGAGGTCAGTGGGCTGGAGGGCGGCGGAGCAGAGAAACCCATATTTAGGTATACACCTGGTTCTTCACCTGGGTTTACTGTTGGGTTAGGAGCGGCTGGACCTGGACCAGAAAGctagaataaagaaaattacaGTCAAAATATACTCAGTTAGCTAAATGCTACTAGTTTGGGCAACTACAGTTTTCAAATAATTTTGTTGTCAAGAAGGTTGAGTTCTTCAGCTATGATTTTTTCTAGATATAGGAAATATTGGAATGCCTTATTCTTTAAGAAACTACCAGTAAACTTACGGCTGGGGCAATGCGGAGTGGGGAAAAGGCAGAGTGAGACGAAGAGAGAAGGTTTGCTGTGGACGGGAGGCTCTGGATgaaggagcaggagggagagagctgcctgtgtttctctgtcggACAGTCTCCGGCCTGCCATCCGTCTGCCGTCACGTTGCACCTGAAACACTGCACGCGGTCGCCCACCCCTGTGTAGAACCACCCTGCCCTCGCCAGGCTTCGCTCTGTGACTCCCGAGGTCGGGAAACGAGCAAAGGTGGAGATGCGAAAGAGTTCTGCAGAGGAAAACGACAAATGATATTAGCATGTTATCTTAAGATTGGCAGATTAATACgacaataaattataaatatatgtatctgctgaaatgaaagaataaaaaagattgGTACCTGAGGAGTTATCATACTGTAGATCAGATGGAGGTCCGTTACGACACAATCCCATCAAAAACGGGTTGTTTTTGAGTTGAACAAGAGTTTCCATTTTTTAGATTGAAGTATAGCTATATAAGGGAAAAGTGATGTCCTTTAAAGGGAGAGAGGTTTGAGAAAACCCAAGGTCTTTCCTTCACATGCACACTCAGTcacacaaaaactgaaaatagcAAGTGGGAGGTGCAACTCAGAAAAAGAAAGCTAAGCCGAAAGTCTATGTTAGTGTGAAACTAATGATTACTCATCACGCAGCATATTTATGTCCCTCAAACATCCTGTTCCCTGCATAGGATCTGGAACTTGGACCTACATTACCCGAAGCGCTTGGAGAATACCACCAATAAACATTTAACTGGTGAAACtacatttatgttttaattacaGGCCCATTCGGTGTAAGTCGAACAAAACATCCTGAGCAGTcaaaaaaagatgaattatCTTAAAAAGTGTCTTCCCAGGATCACCCAGGTTCCATGTAAGCTTTATTATCCTTTGCATTTATCAGAGACAAGTCTAAAACATAACCTGACCAGCTCAACCTAAACATGCGTGtgattatatataaaaacattataaacTAAATGATAAAGTAAATCAATGTCTCAagcactcacattcacacagaccaAGGGATGCGTGATCTCAAACCCCTCCCCCCATCATGGACACCCCTTTTGTAGGTGATTAAGCCTCCATTATTGAATATTTAAAGCCTACTAAGAAAAACGAGATCCTCCTTTGGTAGAGATAATGGGATCCGCTCTTTAGTTTTCTTGTTAGCAGCACCTGTAggtatatacaaaaaaaacacaagagacaaaacagaaaacaaaggtTAAATTTAGTCAATGTAGAAATAATTTTTGGGGAATTTTAATCTCTATAAATTGTCTGTATTAGTTATAAAAATCGATCTTTGGCAGGTCCATCGATACAATAATCAATGTATGAATCTATGTaactactttttattttattctactaATTCTAGTataacaaactatagtttaacaTCTGACCCCAATGCAACATCTGtaaaaatgattatgatctcCTTGGATTAAATATTGGGAAGGAAAATCTTGTGCCATCATTTACAACTAAGTTATTACAGCGTGAAAAGTGATTCAACTAACAGTAATTTTCCACAGAAGTACATCCACCAAATACAATTATTCCTGGAATCATCTGTTAAATCTTCTAGATCTGTATGACCCAACAGTTTTGGAATGTTGACAACAGAAGCAGTGAATTCTAGCATTTGAGAAGCAGGAAATATTTAACAGATTCCCTTTACAAATGTCTTGAATGATTATCAGTTAAAGGATTACTCCAGAGATTTAGAGATACACTTCCATCGAGCTGGGAAAGACATAGTAGGCAGATATTAAAAGGAGTGGTCAAGATTGTACCAACAGATAACCTGATAGCTACTCCATAGTACGAGTCTTAATTCAAGGTACTACAATTCCCACAATGAAACCCAATAGCACATTCCTCATAGATAGAAATAACCCGGATGACCTCCGGGTTATTTTCTAAAACCATAGAGGTCTCCTTACAGCAACTCTCACAGAGAAATCCACAGCAACTACTTAGTGACAGATTcataatttgttattttttaagcaaaaatgGCAAACACTGAACACATTCAAAATTAGAATAATTGCTCCTTTTTCTAATCTTCTATGATTATAAACTCAATGCATCTTGTTTCTTGCTGGCTAGTTAAGACTAAATAAGTCATTGCATTGTGTTAATATGGGCTTCAGGTAATAATGATTGGCACTTTCCCCATTTTTTTAAACTCTACGACCGATGCATTAATAAAaggaaaatgtctcacatttatTGATAATGGAAATTGTGGCCTTGAAATCATATGATGGAACAAAATGACCGTACTTAAGATTTTCGGtggcattttaatttaatacatttaaatgtaattgaatATACAAAGCCCCTCTCTAAGAAGGAAAGAGGACCCCGGCCGAGCAGATGTGATGTTCCACTTCAGGTTTTACACATTTATAACGAAACCGCAGTTAATCCAACCCTGCACACAGATGTGGAGTAAAGCTGGCGGTCCGAGCTTAGTGGAAATTTGCTGGAATGCCCCATAAACAAAACGGCCAAACAATGTCTTCACCAGTGCTTCAAATTACAGCTGCTGACAGTCAAATAAAG
This genomic window from Pleuronectes platessa chromosome 15, fPlePla1.1, whole genome shotgun sequence contains:
- the birc2 gene encoding baculoviral IAP repeat-containing protein 2 codes for the protein METLVQLKNNPFLMGLCRNGPPSDLQYDNSSELFRISTFARFPTSGVTERSLARAGWFYTGVGDRVQCFRCNVTADGWQAGDCPTEKHRQLSPSCSFIQSLPSTANLLSSSHSAFSPLRIAPALSGPGPAAPNPTVNPGEEPGVYLNMGFSAPPPSSPLTSRGVEDMSHQRPTCHNPGMRREQDRLDSFSSWTLSIITPAELAKAGFYYLGQGDRVACFSCGGQLSNWEPGDRAVSEHQRHYPNCRFVRGDRADNVSLAGAATSQLSAGGPTLSNVSNPAMQQCEERRLTFVNWPSRIPVRPDQLAKAGFYYVGRNDDVKCFCCDGGLRCWESGDDPWVEHAKWFPRCEYLLHEKGQEFVHQIQARFPRLFEQLLNNGDTNSREFVDPPVVHLGPGEERSEDAVMMNTPVIKSALEMGFERSLVKQTVQSKILTSGENYRTVQELVLDLLSAEDQKREEEREMVAEAMASDGFTFVKRHQAALIQRLKSVEPVLEHLRDQNVLSAEEYSSLQAQTTAQQQTAKLIELVLTKGNAAAEVFRNWIQKNDVHLLRDLLAQSNEAASPSQDLSDLPMEEQLRRLQEERTCKVCMDKEVNIVFIPCGHLVVCKECAPSLRKCPICRGLVKGTVRTFLS